One genomic segment of Drosophila melanogaster chromosome 3R includes these proteins:
- the srp gene encoding serpent, isoform B — protein MTKTTKPKEKAAAGGAVIGSGSGLGSVTKAGGGSLLSNAADSKIRTAKSNNNKRQAGRAATALAATTTASALAATTTAGATGSNAAANETEIAIETENGEAATPTAAATAAAANLSSLESARSQALTSVVSETARQAVTTANASATSTSTVTAATEIATATASDTAATSEAAIDDDPSAINTNNNNNNSKAQNDASESVKTKVISYHQSEDQQQQQQQQAQIYEQQQQFLSQQLISHHQQEQHQQAQQQQHQQVVQEQHQASWLAYDLTSGSAAAAAAAAAAASHPHLFGQFSYPPSHHTPTQLYEHYPSTDPIMRNNFAFYSVYTGGGGGVGVGMTSHEHLAAAAAAAAAVAQGTTPNIDEVIQDTLKDECFEDGHSTDYHVLTSVSDMHTLKDSSPYALTHEQLHQQQHHHQQQLHHHQQQQQQLYHQQQQQQQQQQHHHHHNNSTSSAGGDSPSSSHALSTLQSFTQLTSATQRDSLSPENDAYFAAAQLGSSLQNSSVYAGSLLTQTANGIQYGMQSPNQTQAHLQQQHHQQQQQQHQQHQQQQLQQQQQQHHHNQHQHHNSSSSSPGPAGLHHSSSSAATAAAVAAATAAVNGHNSSLEDGYGSPRSSHSGGGGGGTLPAFQRIAYPNSGSVERYAPITNYRGQNDTWFDPLSYATSSSGQAQLGVGVGAGVVSNVIRNGRAISAANAAAAAAADGTTGRVDPGTFLSASASLSATLFDADYFTEGRECVNCGAISTPLWRRDNTGHYLCNACGLYMKMNGMNRPLIKQPRRLSASKRAGLSCSNCHTTHTSLWRRNPAGEPVCNACGLYYKLHSVPRPLTMKKDTIQKRKRKPKGTKSEKSKSKSKNALNAIMESGSLVTNCHNVGVVLDSSQMDVNDDMKPQLDLKPYNSYSSQPQQQLPQYQQQQQLLMADQHSSAASSPHSMGSTSLSPSAMSHQHQTHPHQQQQQQLCSGLDMSPNSNYQMSPLNMQQHQQQQSCSMQHSPSTPTSIFNTPSPTHQLHNNNNNNNNSSIFNNNNNNNSSSNENNNKLIQKYLQAQQLSSSSNSGSTSDHQLLAQLLPNSITAAAAAAAAAAAAAIKTEALSLTSQANCSTASAGLMVTSTPTTASSTLSSLSHSNIISLQNPYHQAGMTLCKPTRPSPPYYLTPEEDEQPALIKMEEMDQSQQQQQQQQHQQQQHGEIMLSRSASLDEHYELAAFQRHQQQQQQLQQQTAALLGQHEQHVTNYAMHKFGVDRETVVKME, from the exons ATGACGAAAACGACAAAGCCCAAGGAGAAGGCAGCGGCGGGAGGGGCGGTTATAGGGTCGGGATCGGGATTGGGTTCGGTGACCAAGGCGGGCGGCGGTAGTCTGCTTTCGAATGCGGCGGACAGTAAGATCCGCACGGCCAagtccaacaacaacaagcggcAGGCAGGACGAGCGGCGACAGCATTAGCAgctacaacaacagcatcagccttagcggcaacaacaacagcgggaGCAACAGGATCAAATGCAGCAGCGAATGAGACGGAAATAGCGATCGAAACGGAGAACGGAGAAGCAGCGACGCCGACTGCGGCAGCAACGGCCGCCGCAGCGAATTTATCGTCACTTGAGTCCGCTCGCTCGCAGGCTCTCACTTCAGTTGTCAGCGAAACAGCAAGGCAAGCGGTTACCACAGCAAACGCGTcggcaacatcaacatcaacagttacagcagcaacagaaatagcaaccgcaacagcaagcgacacagcagcaacatctgaAGCAGCGATCGATGACGATCCAAGTGCGATAAAtactaacaataataataataatagtaaagCGCAGAACGACGCGAGTGAAAGTGTTAAAACAAAAGTGATAAGCTACCATCAGTCTGAGgatcaacagcaacagcagcagcaacaagccCAGATCTacgagcaacagcaacagtttCTCAGCCAGCAATTAATAAGCCACCATCAGCAGGAACAGCATcagcaggcgcagcagcaacagcatcagcaggTGGTGCAGGAGCAACACCAGGCCAGTTGGCTGGCCTATGACCTGACCAGCGgatcagcggcagcagcagcggcggcagcggcagcagcatcgCATCCCCACCTCTTCGGGCAGTTCTCCTATCCGCCCAGCCATCATACGCCTACCCAGCTCTACGAGCACTACCCCAGCACGGATCCCATAATGCGGAACAACTTTGCGTTCTACAGCGTCTACACCGGAGGCGGTggcggagtgggcgtgggCATGACTAGCCACGAGCATttggcagcggcggcggcagcggcagcagcagtggcCCAGGGCACCACACCCAACATAGACGAGGTCATCCAGGACACGCTGAAGGACGAGTGCTTCGAGGATGGCCACAGCACCGATTACCATGTGCTGACCTCCGTGTCCGATATGCATACGCTAAAGGACTCCAGTCCCTATGCCCTCACCCACGAGCAactccaccagcagcagcaccatcaccagcagcaactgcatcaccatcagcagcagcagcaacaactttaccaccagcaacagcagcagcagcagcagcaacaacatcatcaccaccacaaCAACTCCACCAGTTCGGCGGGCGGGGACTCCCCGTCGTCCTCGCACGCACTGTCCACCCTGCAGAGCTTCACCCAGCTGACCAGCGCCACCCAGCGTGATAGCCTCTCGCCGGAGAATGACGCCTACTTTGCGGCCGCCCAGCTCGGCAGCAGCTTGCAGAACAG CTCTGTTTATGCTGGCTCGTTGCTTACTCAGACTGCCAATGGCATTCAGTACGGCATGCAGTCCCCCAACCAAACACAAGCCCatctccagcagcagcaccatcagcagcagcagcaacaacatcagcaacaccagcagcagcaactgcagcagcagcagcagcaacatcaccacaatcaacaccagcaccacaactccagcagcagcagtccgGGGCCAGCGGGTCTGCACCACTCGAGCTCCTCGGCGGCCacggcggcagcggtggctGCGGCAACGGCGGCGGTCAATGGACACAACAGCTCCTTGGAGGACGGCTACGGATCGCCAAGGAGCAGCCACAGTGGCGGCGGGGGCGGTGGTACTCTGCCAGCCTTCCAGCGGATCGCATACCCCAACAGTGGCTCCGTGGAACGTTACGCTCCGATAACCAATTATCGCGGTCAG AACGATACCTGGTTCGATCCGTTAAGCTACGCCACCTCCTCTTCCGGGCAGGCGCAGTTGGGCGTCGGTGTTGGAGCCGGAGTGGTCTCGAATGTGATACGGAATGGGCGGGCCATTTCGGCTGCTaatgcagcagctgcagccgcCGCGGATGGAACCACTGGACGCGTAGATCCTGGAACCTTTCTCTCCGCCTCGGCATCGTTGTCAGCAA CATTATTCGATGCCGATTATTTCACTGAGGGGCGAGAATGTGTCAATTGTGGTGCGATTTCAACCCCATTATGGCGACGCGATAACACGGGACACTATTTGTGCAATGCCTGCGGCTTGTACATGAAAATGAACGGCATGAATCGACCCCTAATTAAACAGCCTAGAAGATTG AGCGCCTCAAAGCGAGCCGGACTTTCCTGCTCCAACTGCCACACCACCCACACTTCGTTGTGGCGCCGCAATCCCGCCGGAGAGCCCGTCTGCAATGCATGCGGCCTGTACTATAAGCTCCACAGTGTCCCACGGCCACTGACCATGAAAAAGGACACCATTCAG AAACGCAAGCGCAAGCCGAAAGGAACGAAGAGCGAGAAGTCCAAGTCAAAGTCAAAGAACGCTTTGAATGCCATCATGGAAAGTGGTTCATTGGTGACCAATTGCCATAACGTTGGTGTCGTCCTGGACAGCAGCCAGATGGATGTCAATGACG ATATGAAACCACAGCTCGATCTGAAACCATACAACTCATACTCAtcgcagccgcagcaacagctTCCACagtaccagcagcagcagcagctgctaaTGGCTGATCAGCACTCATCGGCGGCCAGCTCGCCCCATAGCATGGGTTCCACCTCATTGTCGCCATCAGCCATGTCACATCAGCATCAGACTCAtccacatcagcagcaacagcagcagctctGTTCCGGGCTGGACATGTCGCCCAACTCAAACTACCAAATGTCGCCGCTCAAcatgcagcagcatcagcagcagcaatcgtGCAGCATGCAGCACTCACCCAGCACACCCACATCCATCTTCAACACCCCATCGCCAACTCACCAGCTccacaataacaataacaacaacaacaacagctcgatcttcaacaacaacaacaacaacaatagtagTAGCAATGAGAATAACAACAAACTTATACAGAAATATCTGCAAGCTCAGCAactgagcagcagcagcaacagcggctCCACCAGCGACCACCAGTTGCTGGCCCAACTGCTGCCGAACTCCATtacggcggcagcagcagcagcagcggcggcggcagcggcggcgatCAAGACGGAGGCCTTGTCGCTCACCTCCCAGGCCAACTGCTCCACAGCGTCGGCGGGACTTATGGTCACCTCAACACCGACCACGGCATCGAGCACATTATCGTCCCTGAGTCACAGCAACATTATTAGTCTGCAGAATCCGTATCACCAGGCCGGAATGACGCTGTGCAAGCCCACGAGACCTTCCCCACCCTACTACCTGACTCCGGAGGAGGATGAGCAGCCCGCTCTCATCAAGATGGAAGAGATGGATCAgtcgcaacagcaacaacagcagcagcagcatcagcagcagcaacatggagAGATAATGCTCAGCCGATCGGCCTCGCTGGACGAGCACTACGAACTGGCCGCCTTCCAGagacatcagcagcagcagcaacagctgcagcagcagacTGCCGCCCTCTTGGGTCAACATGAGCAGCATGTGACCAACTATGCGATGCATAAGTTCGGCGTTGACCGGGAAACAGTGGTGAAGATGGAGTAG
- the srp gene encoding serpent, isoform A produces the protein MTKTTKPKEKAAAGGAVIGSGSGLGSVTKAGGGSLLSNAADSKIRTAKSNNNKRQAGRAATALAATTTASALAATTTAGATGSNAAANETEIAIETENGEAATPTAAATAAAANLSSLESARSQALTSVVSETARQAVTTANASATSTSTVTAATEIATATASDTAATSEAAIDDDPSAINTNNNNNNSKAQNDASESVKTKVISYHQSEDQQQQQQQQAQIYEQQQQFLSQQLISHHQQEQHQQAQQQQHQQVVQEQHQASWLAYDLTSGSAAAAAAAAAAASHPHLFGQFSYPPSHHTPTQLYEHYPSTDPIMRNNFAFYSVYTGGGGGVGVGMTSHEHLAAAAAAAAAVAQGTTPNIDEVIQDTLKDECFEDGHSTDYHVLTSVSDMHTLKDSSPYALTHEQLHQQQHHHQQQLHHHQQQQQQLYHQQQQQQQQQQHHHHHNNSTSSAGGDSPSSSHALSTLQSFTQLTSATQRDSLSPENDAYFAAAQLGSSLQNSSVYAGSLLTQTANGIQYGMQSPNQTQAHLQQQHHQQQQQQHQQHQQQQLQQQQQQHHHNQHQHHNSSSSSPGPAGLHHSSSSAATAAAVAAATAAVNGHNSSLEDGYGSPRSSHSGGGGGGTLPAFQRIAYPNSGSVERYAPITNYRGQNDTWFDPLSYATSSSGQAQLGVGVGAGVVSNVIRNGRAISAANAAAAAAADGTTGRVDPGTFLSASASLSAMAAESGGDFYKPNSFNVGGGGRSKANTSGAASSYSCPGSNATSAATSAVASGTAATAATTLDEHVSRANSRRLSASKRAGLSCSNCHTTHTSLWRRNPAGEPVCNACGLYYKLHSVPRPLTMKKDTIQKRKRKPKGTKSEKSKSKSKNALNAIMESGSLVTNCHNVGVVLDSSQMDVNDDMKPQLDLKPYNSYSSQPQQQLPQYQQQQQLLMADQHSSAASSPHSMGSTSLSPSAMSHQHQTHPHQQQQQQLCSGLDMSPNSNYQMSPLNMQQHQQQQSCSMQHSPSTPTSIFNTPSPTHQLHNNNNNNNNSSIFNNNNNNNSSSNENNNKLIQKYLQAQQLSSSSNSGSTSDHQLLAQLLPNSITAAAAAAAAAAAAAIKTEALSLTSQANCSTASAGLMVTSTPTTASSTLSSLSHSNIISLQNPYHQAGMTLCKPTRPSPPYYLTPEEDEQPALIKMEEMDQSQQQQQQQQHQQQQHGEIMLSRSASLDEHYELAAFQRHQQQQQQLQQQTAALLGQHEQHVTNYAMHKFGVDRETVVKME, from the exons ATGACGAAAACGACAAAGCCCAAGGAGAAGGCAGCGGCGGGAGGGGCGGTTATAGGGTCGGGATCGGGATTGGGTTCGGTGACCAAGGCGGGCGGCGGTAGTCTGCTTTCGAATGCGGCGGACAGTAAGATCCGCACGGCCAagtccaacaacaacaagcggcAGGCAGGACGAGCGGCGACAGCATTAGCAgctacaacaacagcatcagccttagcggcaacaacaacagcgggaGCAACAGGATCAAATGCAGCAGCGAATGAGACGGAAATAGCGATCGAAACGGAGAACGGAGAAGCAGCGACGCCGACTGCGGCAGCAACGGCCGCCGCAGCGAATTTATCGTCACTTGAGTCCGCTCGCTCGCAGGCTCTCACTTCAGTTGTCAGCGAAACAGCAAGGCAAGCGGTTACCACAGCAAACGCGTcggcaacatcaacatcaacagttacagcagcaacagaaatagcaaccgcaacagcaagcgacacagcagcaacatctgaAGCAGCGATCGATGACGATCCAAGTGCGATAAAtactaacaataataataataatagtaaagCGCAGAACGACGCGAGTGAAAGTGTTAAAACAAAAGTGATAAGCTACCATCAGTCTGAGgatcaacagcaacagcagcagcaacaagccCAGATCTacgagcaacagcaacagtttCTCAGCCAGCAATTAATAAGCCACCATCAGCAGGAACAGCATcagcaggcgcagcagcaacagcatcagcaggTGGTGCAGGAGCAACACCAGGCCAGTTGGCTGGCCTATGACCTGACCAGCGgatcagcggcagcagcagcggcggcagcggcagcagcatcgCATCCCCACCTCTTCGGGCAGTTCTCCTATCCGCCCAGCCATCATACGCCTACCCAGCTCTACGAGCACTACCCCAGCACGGATCCCATAATGCGGAACAACTTTGCGTTCTACAGCGTCTACACCGGAGGCGGTggcggagtgggcgtgggCATGACTAGCCACGAGCATttggcagcggcggcggcagcggcagcagcagtggcCCAGGGCACCACACCCAACATAGACGAGGTCATCCAGGACACGCTGAAGGACGAGTGCTTCGAGGATGGCCACAGCACCGATTACCATGTGCTGACCTCCGTGTCCGATATGCATACGCTAAAGGACTCCAGTCCCTATGCCCTCACCCACGAGCAactccaccagcagcagcaccatcaccagcagcaactgcatcaccatcagcagcagcagcaacaactttaccaccagcaacagcagcagcagcagcagcaacaacatcatcaccaccacaaCAACTCCACCAGTTCGGCGGGCGGGGACTCCCCGTCGTCCTCGCACGCACTGTCCACCCTGCAGAGCTTCACCCAGCTGACCAGCGCCACCCAGCGTGATAGCCTCTCGCCGGAGAATGACGCCTACTTTGCGGCCGCCCAGCTCGGCAGCAGCTTGCAGAACAG CTCTGTTTATGCTGGCTCGTTGCTTACTCAGACTGCCAATGGCATTCAGTACGGCATGCAGTCCCCCAACCAAACACAAGCCCatctccagcagcagcaccatcagcagcagcagcaacaacatcagcaacaccagcagcagcaactgcagcagcagcagcagcaacatcaccacaatcaacaccagcaccacaactccagcagcagcagtccgGGGCCAGCGGGTCTGCACCACTCGAGCTCCTCGGCGGCCacggcggcagcggtggctGCGGCAACGGCGGCGGTCAATGGACACAACAGCTCCTTGGAGGACGGCTACGGATCGCCAAGGAGCAGCCACAGTGGCGGCGGGGGCGGTGGTACTCTGCCAGCCTTCCAGCGGATCGCATACCCCAACAGTGGCTCCGTGGAACGTTACGCTCCGATAACCAATTATCGCGGTCAG AACGATACCTGGTTCGATCCGTTAAGCTACGCCACCTCCTCTTCCGGGCAGGCGCAGTTGGGCGTCGGTGTTGGAGCCGGAGTGGTCTCGAATGTGATACGGAATGGGCGGGCCATTTCGGCTGCTaatgcagcagctgcagccgcCGCGGATGGAACCACTGGACGCGTAGATCCTGGAACCTTTCTCTCCGCCTCGGCATCGTTGTCAGCAA TGGCCGCTGAATCAGGCGGGGATTTCTATAAACCCAACTCATTTAATGTGGGCGGCGGTGGCCGTAGTAAGGCTAACACGAGTGGTGCCGCCAGCTCCTACTCCTGTCCAGGCTCGAATGCAACCTCGGCGGCGACTTCGGCGGTGGCGTCGGGAAcggcagcaactgcagcgacGACGCTCGACGAGCACGTTAGTCGCGCCAATTCGAGACGCTTG AGCGCCTCAAAGCGAGCCGGACTTTCCTGCTCCAACTGCCACACCACCCACACTTCGTTGTGGCGCCGCAATCCCGCCGGAGAGCCCGTCTGCAATGCATGCGGCCTGTACTATAAGCTCCACAGTGTCCCACGGCCACTGACCATGAAAAAGGACACCATTCAG AAACGCAAGCGCAAGCCGAAAGGAACGAAGAGCGAGAAGTCCAAGTCAAAGTCAAAGAACGCTTTGAATGCCATCATGGAAAGTGGTTCATTGGTGACCAATTGCCATAACGTTGGTGTCGTCCTGGACAGCAGCCAGATGGATGTCAATGACG ATATGAAACCACAGCTCGATCTGAAACCATACAACTCATACTCAtcgcagccgcagcaacagctTCCACagtaccagcagcagcagcagctgctaaTGGCTGATCAGCACTCATCGGCGGCCAGCTCGCCCCATAGCATGGGTTCCACCTCATTGTCGCCATCAGCCATGTCACATCAGCATCAGACTCAtccacatcagcagcaacagcagcagctctGTTCCGGGCTGGACATGTCGCCCAACTCAAACTACCAAATGTCGCCGCTCAAcatgcagcagcatcagcagcagcaatcgtGCAGCATGCAGCACTCACCCAGCACACCCACATCCATCTTCAACACCCCATCGCCAACTCACCAGCTccacaataacaataacaacaacaacaacagctcgatcttcaacaacaacaacaacaacaatagtagTAGCAATGAGAATAACAACAAACTTATACAGAAATATCTGCAAGCTCAGCAactgagcagcagcagcaacagcggctCCACCAGCGACCACCAGTTGCTGGCCCAACTGCTGCCGAACTCCATtacggcggcagcagcagcagcagcggcggcggcagcggcggcgatCAAGACGGAGGCCTTGTCGCTCACCTCCCAGGCCAACTGCTCCACAGCGTCGGCGGGACTTATGGTCACCTCAACACCGACCACGGCATCGAGCACATTATCGTCCCTGAGTCACAGCAACATTATTAGTCTGCAGAATCCGTATCACCAGGCCGGAATGACGCTGTGCAAGCCCACGAGACCTTCCCCACCCTACTACCTGACTCCGGAGGAGGATGAGCAGCCCGCTCTCATCAAGATGGAAGAGATGGATCAgtcgcaacagcaacaacagcagcagcagcatcagcagcagcaacatggagAGATAATGCTCAGCCGATCGGCCTCGCTGGACGAGCACTACGAACTGGCCGCCTTCCAGagacatcagcagcagcagcaacagctgcagcagcagacTGCCGCCCTCTTGGGTCAACATGAGCAGCATGTGACCAACTATGCGATGCATAAGTTCGGCGTTGACCGGGAAACAGTGGTGAAGATGGAGTAG
- the srp gene encoding serpent, isoform H, translated as MFFSNYNNMYLKNYCYSSVYAGSLLTQTANGIQYGMQSPNQTQAHLQQQHHQQQQQQHQQHQQQQLQQQQQQHHHNQHQHHNSSSSSPGPAGLHHSSSSAATAAAVAAATAAVNGHNSSLEDGYGSPRSSHSGGGGGGTLPAFQRIAYPNSGSVERYAPITNYRGQNDTWFDPLSYATSSSGQAQLGVGVGAGVVSNVIRNGRAISAANAAAAAAADGTTGRVDPGTFLSASASLSAMAAESGGDFYKPNSFNVGGGGRSKANTSGAASSYSCPGSNATSAATSAVASGTAATAATTLDEHVSRANSRRLSASKRAGLSCSNCHTTHTSLWRRNPAGEPVCNACGLYYKLHSVPRPLTMKKDTIQKRKRKPKGTKSEKSKSKSKNALNAIMESGSLVTNCHNVGVVLDSSQMDVNDDMKPQLDLKPYNSYSSQPQQQLPQYQQQQQLLMADQHSSAASSPHSMGSTSLSPSAMSHQHQTHPHQQQQQQLCSGLDMSPNSNYQMSPLNMQQHQQQQSCSMQHSPSTPTSIFNTPSPTHQLHNNNNNNNNSSIFNNNNNNNSSSNENNNKLIQKYLQAQQLSSSSNSGSTSDHQLLAQLLPNSITAAAAAAAAAAAAAIKTEALSLTSQANCSTASAGLMVTSTPTTASSTLSSLSHSNIISLQNPYHQAGMTLCKPTRPSPPYYLTPEEDEQPALIKMEEMDQSQQQQQQQQHQQQQHGEIMLSRSASLDEHYELAAFQRHQQQQQQLQQQTAALLGQHEQHVTNYAMHKFGVDRETVVKME; from the exons ATGTTCTTCTCGAATTACAATAATATGTATCTGAAGAACTATTGTTATAG CTCTGTTTATGCTGGCTCGTTGCTTACTCAGACTGCCAATGGCATTCAGTACGGCATGCAGTCCCCCAACCAAACACAAGCCCatctccagcagcagcaccatcagcagcagcagcaacaacatcagcaacaccagcagcagcaactgcagcagcagcagcagcaacatcaccacaatcaacaccagcaccacaactccagcagcagcagtccgGGGCCAGCGGGTCTGCACCACTCGAGCTCCTCGGCGGCCacggcggcagcggtggctGCGGCAACGGCGGCGGTCAATGGACACAACAGCTCCTTGGAGGACGGCTACGGATCGCCAAGGAGCAGCCACAGTGGCGGCGGGGGCGGTGGTACTCTGCCAGCCTTCCAGCGGATCGCATACCCCAACAGTGGCTCCGTGGAACGTTACGCTCCGATAACCAATTATCGCGGTCAG AACGATACCTGGTTCGATCCGTTAAGCTACGCCACCTCCTCTTCCGGGCAGGCGCAGTTGGGCGTCGGTGTTGGAGCCGGAGTGGTCTCGAATGTGATACGGAATGGGCGGGCCATTTCGGCTGCTaatgcagcagctgcagccgcCGCGGATGGAACCACTGGACGCGTAGATCCTGGAACCTTTCTCTCCGCCTCGGCATCGTTGTCAGCAA TGGCCGCTGAATCAGGCGGGGATTTCTATAAACCCAACTCATTTAATGTGGGCGGCGGTGGCCGTAGTAAGGCTAACACGAGTGGTGCCGCCAGCTCCTACTCCTGTCCAGGCTCGAATGCAACCTCGGCGGCGACTTCGGCGGTGGCGTCGGGAAcggcagcaactgcagcgacGACGCTCGACGAGCACGTTAGTCGCGCCAATTCGAGACGCTTG AGCGCCTCAAAGCGAGCCGGACTTTCCTGCTCCAACTGCCACACCACCCACACTTCGTTGTGGCGCCGCAATCCCGCCGGAGAGCCCGTCTGCAATGCATGCGGCCTGTACTATAAGCTCCACAGTGTCCCACGGCCACTGACCATGAAAAAGGACACCATTCAG AAACGCAAGCGCAAGCCGAAAGGAACGAAGAGCGAGAAGTCCAAGTCAAAGTCAAAGAACGCTTTGAATGCCATCATGGAAAGTGGTTCATTGGTGACCAATTGCCATAACGTTGGTGTCGTCCTGGACAGCAGCCAGATGGATGTCAATGACG ATATGAAACCACAGCTCGATCTGAAACCATACAACTCATACTCAtcgcagccgcagcaacagctTCCACagtaccagcagcagcagcagctgctaaTGGCTGATCAGCACTCATCGGCGGCCAGCTCGCCCCATAGCATGGGTTCCACCTCATTGTCGCCATCAGCCATGTCACATCAGCATCAGACTCAtccacatcagcagcaacagcagcagctctGTTCCGGGCTGGACATGTCGCCCAACTCAAACTACCAAATGTCGCCGCTCAAcatgcagcagcatcagcagcagcaatcgtGCAGCATGCAGCACTCACCCAGCACACCCACATCCATCTTCAACACCCCATCGCCAACTCACCAGCTccacaataacaataacaacaacaacaacagctcgatcttcaacaacaacaacaacaacaatagtagTAGCAATGAGAATAACAACAAACTTATACAGAAATATCTGCAAGCTCAGCAactgagcagcagcagcaacagcggctCCACCAGCGACCACCAGTTGCTGGCCCAACTGCTGCCGAACTCCATtacggcggcagcagcagcagcagcggcggcggcagcggcggcgatCAAGACGGAGGCCTTGTCGCTCACCTCCCAGGCCAACTGCTCCACAGCGTCGGCGGGACTTATGGTCACCTCAACACCGACCACGGCATCGAGCACATTATCGTCCCTGAGTCACAGCAACATTATTAGTCTGCAGAATCCGTATCACCAGGCCGGAATGACGCTGTGCAAGCCCACGAGACCTTCCCCACCCTACTACCTGACTCCGGAGGAGGATGAGCAGCCCGCTCTCATCAAGATGGAAGAGATGGATCAgtcgcaacagcaacaacagcagcagcagcatcagcagcagcaacatggagAGATAATGCTCAGCCGATCGGCCTCGCTGGACGAGCACTACGAACTGGCCGCCTTCCAGagacatcagcagcagcagcaacagctgcagcagcagacTGCCGCCCTCTTGGGTCAACATGAGCAGCATGTGACCAACTATGCGATGCATAAGTTCGGCGTTGACCGGGAAACAGTGGTGAAGATGGAGTAG